The genome window GCGTCGTCACGAGTTCCGGCCATTCCATTTGCGCGAGCAGACGCAGGCCCGTCTCCACATCGTTCCCTTGCATAATGGCCCAATCCAGCGCGGCGCGAATATTCCCAATCTCGCGAGTGAGTGCGTGCTGCCATCGTACGTCTTCCAACGACTCGACGAGCGGCGCCAGAGATTCGACGAAGGCCATGAAAAAACGCGCGTGCTTGGCGGCGATGTCGCCGGCGTCGCCCGCGGCCTCCAAACGGTCGCGGGTGTATCTCCGCAGGATGAACAACATGCCGTAACGCCGTTCTTCGCCAAAGGGATCGACGAAAACGAGCGATTTGGAAACGAGCGCTCCGAGTACGTCGTCCATGCGCTCCCGATCGATACCGTTTCCAGCACACACCGCCGAAGCGGATTCCAGCGTCCATCCGCCGACGAAGATCGCGAGCCGCAAGAGCACGGCACGTTCCTCGTCGTCGAGCAGATCGAAGCTCCAATCGATCAGCGCGCGCAGCGTCCGCTGCCGCGGCGCGAGATCGCTGCCGGTTCCCGATAGGAGTAACAGCCGCTCGTCTAATTGTTGCGAGAGTTGCTTTGGCGTGAGCGTGGCCGTCTTCGAAGCGGCGAGCTCGATGGCCAGCGGAATGCCGTCGAGTTTTCTGGCGATTTCGGCGACTGCCGGCGCGTTCTCGTCGTTTAGCGTAAAACGCCGGTCGAGCACCGCGGCACGCTCGGCGAAGAGCCGGATTGCGGGGCTCTGCATCGCATCGGCGGCGCTGAGATGCTCGAGATCATCCTGCACCGGCAGCCCAAGTGGGTCGAGCCGATAGATGCATTCGCCGGTAATGTCCAGGCTCTGGCGGCTGGAGGCCAGGACTTTGATCTTCCGGCACTCCCCTAATATCGCGGCGACAACGCGCGCCGCGGGCTCGATGAGATGCTCGCAATTATCGACGACGATCAGCGCGTGCTTATCTCGCAGCGATTCTACCAGCGCTTCGAGCGGATCGTCTTTCGGGGCAAGCCGCAGGCCCATATCGTGCGCGATCGACGCTGGAATATCGTTTCCACTCGAAAGCGGCGCGAGCCGCACCACCCACACGCCGTCGTCGAACCGGTCCAGCAACGGGACAACGGCCTGTAGCGTGGCTCGCGTCTTTCCCACCCCGCCGGGCCCGACCACGGTGACGAGATCGTGCTGTTCCAGCAGCGCGAGGAGATCCGCGATCTCCGCCTCGCGCCCGACGAACGAGGTGAGCATTCGCGGAAGATTGTTTCGCGGACACTCTTGCGCGCGCAACTTCGGGTTGAGCGCGACGAGGGCGAGGCCCGCGGCTTCTACCAGCGTCGCTATACTGCGGCAATCCTCCGGTTCGCATTCGATGCGCCCCGGCGTAAGCACCAGAAAACCGACCAACGTTCCGCTCGCCATCATGGGGAAAGCGAGATCGCCGGGCGCCTGCGATCGGAGCGCGCGAGGGTTCGCCGGCTCCCCCGACGATCGCAAGCGCACGACGAGGGGGTCTGCTGCTTCAACGTGCTCGACCGGGCAATCGTAAGACGACGCCTCGGGCACATAAGCGCCGTTCCGCACGTACACGGCGCTACAAGCCGCGCCCATGTGCTCGTTCAGCGCTTCGATAACGCGGCGAAGCAGTTGCGCCGCATCGTTGAACGACGTTAGCTCGTTTCGCAACCGCGTCAACGCTGCTCGGGCTTCACGGCGCTTCTTCGTGAACGCGCCTTCAACGGCGGCTTCCGTGCGCCGATGAATCGGCGTAAATGCCAGCGTGGCCAGGACGACGATCGCGATTTCCACTGCGGCCCCGGCAACGCGCGAACGATCGGCCACATACCTCTCGGACCACCATTCGGCCAGCGCAAACATCAGCACGATGCCCGTCGTCACCAGGCCGTACGCGTATGCTCGAAAACGCGCCCTCGAGCCGGCTAGCCTCATCCGACGATTATAGCCGAAGCGCAGGTCGCGGGCCACTTTGCCGCCGCCCAGGCAGGTCAAGCGCTTGATTGAAGAGGTGGCGCCGCAAACCGCGAATGTGCCGACTATGGCTACTGCAGGCACCTCCGCTATGCCCGAACGCCTGCGTAAGGCGACCTCGATCTCCGACCTGCGCGAGATGGCCCTGCACCGTGTGCCGCGCGCGTTCTTCCAGTACGGCGATCACGGCTCGTATGCGCAGGCAACGCTGAACGCGAATCGGCACGGGCTCGAAGCCCTCAACTTTCGGCAGCGCATCGGCATCGACGTCGGCTCGCGCGATCTCTCAACCACGATCGCGGGCGAGCCCTCGTCGCTGCCGTTCGCGTTTGGGCCGATCGGCCTCTTAGGCATGCAGCACGGGGACGGCGAGATTCTTGCGTGTCGCGCCGCGCAGGCGGCGGGCATCCCCTTCTGCTTGAGCACCATGTCGATCTGCTCCATCGAAGACGTCGCGGCTGCGGTCGAAAAGCCGTTCTGGTTCCAGCTCTACGTCATGCGCGATCGCGGCTTCGTGCGCGATATGATCGCGCGCGCCGTCGCCGCGCGCTGCAGCGCGCTCATGGTGACGATGGATATGAACATGCTCGGGCAACGCCATTGCGACGTGAAGAACGGCCTCACGGTGCCGCCCAAAGTGACGCTTGCGAATCTCGTCGACGTCGCCACCAAACCGAGCTGGGGGTTGAGCGTGCTGCGCGGCAAGCGCAAAACTTTCGGCAATCTCGCCGGGCGCATCAAGGGCATGGATAGCGTCACCACCCTCTCGCAGTGGGTCTCCACGCAATTCGATCCGACGCTGAACTGGCGCGATATCGAATGGATTCGCGGGCTCTGGCCGGGGCCGCTCGTCATCAAAGGCGTGCTCGATGTCGAAGACGCGCGCATCGCGGCTACAAGCGGCGCCACCTCGATCGTCGTTTCCAATCACGGCGGGCGCCAGCTCGACGGCGCACCGTCGAGCATCTCGGTACTGCCCGCCATCGCGGAAGCCGTCGGCTCGCAGACCGAGGTGCTCTTCGACGGCGGCATCCGTAGCGGGCAAGACGTGCTGCGCGCGCTCGCCCTCGGCGCGCACGCCTGCATCATCGGGCGCGCGTACATCTACGGCCTGGGCGCGGGCGGCGAAGCCGGCGTCACGCGCGCGATCGAGATCCTGCGCACCGAACTCGATACGACGATGGCCCTCACCGGCACCACCTCCGTCCGCTCCGTCAGCCGAAACGTGATCGCGTAAAACGCAGCATCGGCATTATGGCAAGTGGGCTAAGCGGCCGCCGTCGGCCAGCAGCGTCGTGCCGTTTACGAATGCGGCATCGTCGGAGGCGAGGAAACAGATCGCCGCGGCGAGATCTTCCGGTTTACCGACCGCGCCTTGCACTTTTTCGACGCCGCTCTTGATGTTGGGATTGTTCCAGAGCATCGGCGTATCGACGGCACCCGGCGCAACGCCGTTCACGCGAATCTTGCGCGGCTCCATCTCGATCGCGAAACCGCGCGTAAAGGCTTCGATCGCGCCCTTCGACGAGGCATACGGCACCACGTTGGGCGTGGTCGCATGGGCGTGCACCGAACTCAGGTTCACGATCGCCGAGCCCGGCGGCATGTGCGGCGCTCCGTACTTCGCGAAGAAAAACACCGAGCCGAGGTTCGTCGTGATGACGTGAAAGAAATCGGCTTCGGCGATATCGGCGATCGGCGTAAAGGTCATCATCGCGGCGTCGTTCACGATCACATCGAGCGTGCCGTAGGTTGAGAGCGCGGTCGCGACCACCGCTTGCACCTGCGTCGAGTTCCCGACATCCACTTGCGCGGCGATCGCCGTTCCGCCCGCGGCCTTAATGGCATCGACAGTCGCTTGCGCGGGGGCGAGTTGCAGATCGGCAACGACGACGCGCCCGCCCTCGGCGGCCATCTGCAGGCACGTCGCGCGGCCGATTCCCGAGCCGCCGCCCGTCACGATACAGGTTTTGTTTGCGAACCTCATAGCCCGCCGCGTTCGCTCCGGCAAAGGGATGCCCCCTGCGGCCACCGCAATTCGCGAACATGCCCCAACCGATGCGCTTCGGCGTTGCCACCGCCGATCATCAGTGCGAAGCCTACGACGGCCACGACGACATTCGCGACGTGTGGGAGCGCGTGCGCGGCCTGGTCCCGCGCGGCAAAGCGACCGATTTCTGGAATCGCTATCGCGAAGACGTGGCGCTCGCGCGATCGCTCGGGTGCACGGCGTTCCGGCTCTCGCTCTCGTGGGCGCGGCTCGAGCCGAAGCCGGGCGTCTGGGACGACGCGGCGTTCGCGCACTATCGCGACGTGCTGCAAACCATGCGCGACGCGGGCATGCAGACCGTGGTCACTCTGGTGCACAACACGTGGCCGCTCCACGTGCAGGCTGCGGGCGACGGCGCGGGGCTGCTCGATGCAGGCTTTCCCGATCGCATGGTCGCGTATGCGGCGATCGTCGCGCAGCGCCTCGGCGATCTGATCGACTACTACGTCACGCTGAACGAACCGAATCAACTCGTTTACGGATGGATCCGCGGTTTTTGGATGCGCAGCTATGCGATGCCGCCCGGGCAGCCGCCATATATGACGAGCGATCGCCAGATGGAAGACGTGCTCAAGCTGATCCCGAATCTCTTTCGCGCGCACGCCCTATCGCGCGCGGCGATCCAACGCTATCATCCGCGCGCGCCAGTCGGAACTAACCCGCTCGTGCTCGGCCTGCCGCGCTGGCTGCAGCGCTGGATCGATCGCAACGCAACGCACCTGCAATCGCCCGAACAGGCGAAGCGGCAAGCGGCGCGGCTCTCGCAACCGTGGCTGCTCGAAGGCGGCCAAGTCGATATCTCGATCGCGCAGATCACGATGACGCAGACGCGCGAAGAGCGCACGCTCTTTTCGGAGCCGTATTACACCACGCACCTCTGCGTGCTGCATCCCGCGTCGTTGACGCTACCGCAAGATTTCGCATATTGGACCGGGCGCGTCGGCGTCGTCTCCGATATGCTGCCCGCAAAGCTCGCAACCGGTAGCCTTCCAGCGGCACAAGTTCGATACTTTGCCGGTGTAGCGGACGCGGTCGCCGCGTTGCGCGGCGGCGAACTCGACGCGGTGTTCGACGACGACGTCGTCCTGCGCCAATATGCGAACGCACCGCTCTCGCTTACGCGGCTACCGGGGCCCGGCCAACACTTCGCGATCGCCATGGCCTTCGGCAGCCGCACGCTGCTCAACACCGTCGATCTCGCGCTGCGCGATTTAAAACGTACCCATCCCGATATGCCGGACGTGCTGAATCGCAAAACGATCGCGAACCTCGGCACATCGAAGGTGCAAGCGGGCGCCGTCGGGTCGCACGACGGCGATACGCCGGTGGTGCCGGATATGGACGAATCGGTGCGGCGCATCCGCAAGCGCGGCGTACTGCGAGTCGGCATTCACCCGGGCATTCCCGGTCTTTGCGAAGCGGCGGGCGACACGCATCTGCCGCCGGCGCAGCGCTACGCCGGCCTCGAGCCGGAGATCGCCCGTCGGCTTGCGCTGCGCATTCTCGGCGACGGGAATAAGGTCGAATTCGTGCCGTTACGAGGCGATAAGCGCTTCGGCGCGACGCATTCGTGGTTACAGACGCTCTTCGCGCTGCGCAAGAGTATCGCCATGTTCGGCACGCTGCTGGGCACGAATTGGTGGAATCTCGGCATGGCCGGCAAACTTCCCGCGTTTCTCTGCCCGCCTGAGTGTATCGGCGCGCTCGATTACGTCGGCGTCGATTATTACTGGGGCGTTCCGTCCTTCTGGCCGCCCGAACTCCATCGCCTCAGCGCCGCCGCCGAATTCAAATACGCCAGCGCTCCCGTTTGGCCGGGCGCGCTCGATGCGATTCTGCGCGAGCAAGCGCAAACGTTCCCCGGGAAGCCGATCATCGTCATCGAGAACGGCTGCGTTACGAATGCCGACGGATTCACGCGCGCCAAGTACCTGGATGCGCATGTCCGCGAAGTGCGGCGCGCGGTCGATCGCGGCGTCCCCGTCGCCGCCTATCTCTGCTGGAGCATCACCTCCAACCGCGAGTGGGGCCTGGTCTTCGACGACAACAGCGACTTCGGGCTCTACCACATCGATCTCGATACCGATCCTTCCCTCACCCGCACCCCCACCGACGCCAGCACCCGCTACGCCCAGCTCATCGCCGGAGCGCCGCCCGAGGCCTAGCACGTCGCCGCTATTGTGTGCCGATGGCGCTGGAGCGGCCGCGCAGGACGAATTTCTGGATTTTGCCGGTTGCGGTTTTGGGTAGCTCCGCGACGAAGTGGAAGGTTTTGGGCACCTTGAAGTGCGCCATCGCGTCGCGCGCGAACGCGCGCAGTTCTTCTTCGCTAACGCTTGCACCGCCGGCGACGATGACGAATGCGTGCGGCGCTTCGCCCCATCGCTCGTCCGGAATGCCGACCACCGCAACTTCTTGCACGGCAGGATGACGTAAGAGCAAGCCCTCCACCTCGACCGAAGAGATGTTCTCGCCGCCGCTGATAATCACGTCTTTGAGACGATCGCGAATCTCCACGTAGCCGTCCGGATGCACCACCGCCGCGTCGCCGGTGTGAAAAACGCCGCCGTAGAACGCGCGCGCCGTCGCTTCGGGATCGTTGAAGTAGCCTTCCATCACCACGTTGCCGCGCACGACGATCTCGCCGGCGGTCGCACCGTCGTGCGGCACCTCGTCCCCGCGTTCGTCGACGACGGTCAGTTCGCCCGAGGTAATCAATTCCACACCCTGCCGCGCTTTGATGCGCGCGCGTTCGCCGGGCGAGAGCTCCACATGCTCCGCGAGCGGTTCGCAGATCGTAATGAACGGAGCGGTCTCGGTGAGGCCGTACACGTGCGTCACCTCCCAGCCCAAGTCGTGCTCGATGCGCTCGATCGTCGCAGCGGCCGGCGGCGCGCCTGCCGTAAGGACGCGCACTCCCCGGCGCATACCGCTGCGCAGCTCTTGCGGGGCGTTCGCGATGCCGATCAGGACCGTGGGCGCCGCGCACAGCATCGTCACCCGCTCCTGGTTGATCAGCGCAAAGATCCTCGCGGGCTCGACTTTGCGCAGGCACACGTGCGTGCCGCCGGCGGCCGTCACGGTCCACACGAACGTCCAGCCGTTGGCATGAAACATCGGCAGCGTCCACAGATAGCGGTCGTCGGGCGTCATGTGCACGTGCACCAGCGTACCGACCGAATTGAAGTACGCATTGCGGTGCGTGATCATCACGCCCTTCGGATTGGCGGTTGTGCCGCTGGTGTAGTTGATCGTGATGAGATCGTCTTCGGAAATGTCCGGCCGCACGACATCGGCCGCCGAGCCGCGCGCCAGCTCGGTTTCGTAATCGAGCCAGTCGGGCTTCTCGCCTTCGAGCGCGATCACGCGCTCGACGCCGGGGATTTGGTCGCGAATGCTCTCGATCGCGTCCAGATAATCGGCATGAGCGCAGACGACCCGCGCGCCGCTGTGATTGATGATGTATGCGAAGTCGTTCGGCGTAAGGCGATAATTGATCGGCACCAAAATCGCGCCGATCTGCGGCACGGCGTAGAAGGCTTCGAGCAAGGCGTGCGTGTTTGGCGCGACGTATGCGACGCGGTCGCCCTTGCCGATGCCGTAGCCTTGTAGGATTGCCGACCATCGGTCGCATCGCTCGAACAAGGCCTCGTACGTGAGGCGCAGGCCCTCGTCGACGACGGCTTCGCGTGTGCCGTAGAGGCGGCGGGCACGGCGCATGAATTCCAGCGGGGTCAGCGGTGTCTTCATGCGCGCAGATTCGAGATGTTTCCGGCCGATTCCACTCAGTTGCGGCTCCAGAGATCGCGAAGATCTTTAGGTAGCGTCTTTTTGATCTTGGCGCATTCCTCGGGCATGCGGCGCATCAATACCGCCAGAACGCCGGGCGCGATCCATTCCGGGTCGAAATCTTCCTCGTAGCCGGTGAACGCGTCCTCGATTTTACTGAGGAACGCCTCCGCCGTCCCATGTTCGATCGGCTCGTTCGGCGGATTCCAACTTTCGAAATAGATCCCGCGGATCAGCGTGGGAAATTGGGCCGCGAGGTTCGCATTTTGGTCGACGCCGAGTTCGTCGCGTAACGCGTGCAGTACGCCGCGCAGCGCCTGCAGCGCTTCCGGGCGATCGTACGCATCGGCAGGCCACGTATCGCCGCCTTCTACCTCGCGCTGAATATCGTCGAGCCATTCGTACGTTTCTTGGACGGTCCGGTCGAACATCGCGATGCGATCGGTACTTTTCATGTTTGCCTCCTACCTCAGGTAGAGCGAGCATAGGGACCCGGCGAGGCGAAGCTGAGGAAGATTTCAAGAACGGCGGGTCGTTCTTCGAACCTTCTCCATGGCATGGCATACAACGCCTATCATTTTAAAAAACAACCATCGACACTGCGAGGCGGAGCAACTTTGCAAGCAGTTGTCAGCTTGGCCGCAGGGAGAGTGCTTTTATGATTCCGATCATTCACACGACGTTCAAGGGCATGGACCAGAGCGACGCGCTGGAAAGCCTGGTCCGCAAGGAAGCAACGAAACTCGAGCGCTTCTTCGACGGGATCACGAGTTGCAGCGTCGTGATCGACAAGCCGAAGCACCACATCGAGGGATCGCAGTATCAGGTTCGCATCGTGCTCGACGTTCCCGGCGAACAGATCGTCGTCAGCAAGGACCCAAGCGAGCATGCGACGCTAGCCCGGACGGAAACGCAACGCGTCCACAAGAGCCAAGAGCTCGACACCGTCCACAAGTACGCGCAAGTCGCGGTGCAAGATGCGTTTCGAAGAGCCGGCCGCCGTTTGGAGGACTACGCCCGGCATCTTGCAGGAGCGGTGAAGACCCACGAGCCTGTGGTCACCGCCGAGGTCGCGACGTTGGGCGAGGATTTTGGCTTCTTACGCGCGCCCGACGGGCACGAAGTGTACTTCCACCGCAATAGCGTTCTGAACGACGGGTTCAAACATTTGCGCGTCGGTTCAGCCGTTAGATTCGTGGAGGAAGCCGGCGAGAAAGGTGCCCAGGCGAGCACGGTCACTCCGGTCGATCACCGCAGCGCGTAAACGGGACGGCTACTGCCGGCCGGCCGGACGGTATTCGTCACCCTTGCGATCGTGCGCACGCTTGTCCAGCCGAGGTTTGATATGCAGCGCTTTGAGCGACGACATCGAGGCGTCGAGGACGCTGTACTCGTTTTCATGCAGGCGGACATCCACGCGCAGCTCTCGCACTTCCGTGTCGGCAAAGAGATCGGAGATGCGTACCAGAAGGTGTTCGAGCATTCGGCGCGCGCTTTCGCGCGAACCGTGGTGTCCGTAGCCCTCGTATTCGCTCGCCAGCTCCCTGGCGCTCTCCGGCCCGAGCGGCACGGTCCGCTGCACGCTGTGCGTGGCGCTATGCACGCCGATGGTTTTCCCGAGCGATTCGTCGGTCTTGCCGAAAATCACGATATCCGTCCCAGGCCCGGTAAAGACTTGCGCCAGAATCGGCTCGGCGGTATGGCGGCGAATCGCCTCGTAGGCCTCTCGAACGGCCTCGATGCTTTCCAGCGGTGTTTGCGCGGCTGCATCCGCGACACGTAACACGATCGGGACGAACCGCGGGTCCGGCGCATTGCGTCGCTCGGCGAAAGCGACCGCGTCTTCGGCAGAGTCCACGTACTTGCTACGAGCAACGCGAATTCCATAGTGGTCGAGTGCCGCGAAGGCCTCCATCTTATCGACGTTCATACTTCTTACCCTGACCGAACAAATGGAATATTTGATGAAGGGGGCGGGTTGCAGGGCGGCAAGCGCTCGCCGTGGGTCATCGAATATTCGCACGACCTTCACAAAAAACGGACATTAAAACGTTACGCTAATCGAGCCGGAAGAGTTCAAAAAAACTCCAAGGCGGGAATCCCAAAATGACGGACTGTTTATGTAATTGCATGAGCAAACTTAAAAGTGCTTATAGCCAAACGTATCGCTTCTCATGAAAACGATCGCGGCATAGAAAACAGTTACGATCACGAAGAACGGCACAAGTGCAGCAAAATTGTGCCGTTCGCGTTTTAGCGGTGGTGCTGACATGATGCAATCTCCAGAAAACGAACCGACGCAGGAGGAGATCGACGCACTGGTCACCGGCGAAGACCGGCAAGTGCTCGAGATCCCCAGCGTACCTGACGACGTGAAGGCGGAGATTCAGGAGCAGCTCGAGCGGCGCGAGGAAGACGATCTCGACCAAGAGCGAGCCGAAGATGCTCGGAACCTGCCCTAGCCGTTCTCCGCTCGATATGCGGCGATGACGCGGTCGGCGGCGCGGAAGGCTTCGGAGGCGATCGGGATGCCGGCATACACGCCGGCTTGGAGGATGATCTCCACGATCTCGTCCTCGGTAATGCCGTTGTTCAGCGCTCCGCGCACGTGTACTTCAAACTCCGGCCAGCGTGCCAGCGACGCGAGGATCGCGAGGTTGATCACGCTGCGATCGCGCAGCGCGAGCCCCGGGCGTATCCACACGTTGGCCCAACAGTGCTCTTCCGCAAACGCCGCAAATGCGGCTTGAAACTTCGTTGGCTGCGGCCCCGGCTTGTCCACGTATGCCGATCCTAGCACCGTGCGCCTCAGCGCCTTCCCCTTGGCAATGCGTTCGCTCTGGCTCATACGCGCTACTCCGCCGGGCGGCCGCGCATGGCCTCTCGCGAAAAGGGTGCCGACTGCGCCCTCGCTCGGCAGGCACCGGGCAAGGGGACGGCGCAGACGGGCCTATGACTTTAGTAAGGAGAGAAACGCATGCGTAGATTCCGCCTCAAATGGTCGGCACTCGCCATCATCCTCGTCGCCGCAAGTATTATCGGCACGAGCCTCGTCCATACGGCGCGGGCGGCCACCGCGCCCTCGCAGATCAAGATCGGAACGCTCTATGCGAGCAGCGGCACGTTCGCCGTCGCTTCTCAGGGGCAGTATCAGGGCCTGAAGTACTGGGCCGCGGCCGTGAACAAAACCGGCGGCATCTTCGTCAAGGCATACGGCAAGAAGATCCCGGTGAAAATCATCGCCTATGACGACCAGAGCAACACGTCCACCGCGACGACGCTCTACAACCAATTGATCACGCAAGACAAGGTCGACGTGCTGGTTGCCGATTTCGGCTCGGTGCTGACATCGGTCGCGATTCCGTTGGCCGAAGAGCATCACATGCTGCTGGTCGATCCGACCGGTTCGGGCGCGAACTTCTTCACCAAGAAAACCGACTATCTGGCCGACGTCAGCATCCCGTCCTCCACCGTCTGGCCGATCCCGCTTGCGCAATTCATCCTGCAACAGAAGATCAAACGCGTCGCGGTCATCTACGACTCGAATGATTTCGACGCATCGCAAGCCGAGACGCTCAAGTTCGTGCTCGCAAAGGGCGGCGTGACGCCGGTCTATTACAACGGCGTGCCGACCACCGAATCGAACTACGCGGTGCTCCTGCACACCATCGCCGCGCAGCGGCCGGAAGCCGTGTTGGAATTCGGCTACGCACCCAACGATATCGCGTTCCTTCGCGATCTCGCTTCGAGCGGTCTGCATTTCAACATGACCTTCACCATCTTCCCCGGGCAGCTGCTCGCGCTGCTGACCAAAAACGTCGGCGCTAAGGCGCTGGCGTATACCTACACCTACCCGACGCCGCCGCTGGTACGCCACGACGTCGTCAACCTCGGTGACAACACCAGCCAGTTCGTCAAGAACTTCACGGCGGCGATGCACCAGGCGCCGAATTTCCTCGATGCCGCCGGCTACAACACCGGCCTGATCATCCAGAATATGATCGCGAGGGCGCCGGCCTTCACTCAGCTCGATTTCCACCAAGCCTTGATGGATATGTCGGGCAAGACCACGACCGTGCTCGGCGACTTCAAGATCAATGAGAACGGCGCGCAGCTCGGCGAGCTGCTCCCGGTCGCACAACTCGTTCCGGAAGGCCAGGGGGTCAAGATCGTTGTCGTGTTTCCTCCGGGCAAAGGTACCGGCAAGCCCATCTATCCGGCACCGCAGCACTAACGTCGCCTACCTCTCCCGCCGGCGCAAGCCGGCGGGAGTACTTCGCGTGAGAACGTAACGAGCGCATGAGCACGAGTCTTCTTGCCTACGCATTGATCGGCGGCATCCTGTACGGGATATTCTTCGCATTGGTCGGCGTGGGCCTCAACCTGATCTTCGGCGTGATGCGCATGATCAATCTCGCGCACGGGCAGTTCGTGCTGCTCGGCGGGTACGGCGCATTTCTGCTCGTCCAACACCTGCATCTCAACCCGATTTTCGGCATTCCGTTAGCGGTGGCCGGCGCGATCGTCGTCGGCATTCCGCTCTATGCCGCGGTCGTGCCGCGCCTACAGGCCAGCCGCGACCCCGAGATGCTCTCGTTCATCCTCTTCTTCGGCATCGCTCAAATGCTCGACGCGGTGCTGACGATGGTCTTCGGCGCCAACCAGCGCTCGCTGCCCGAAACGGCGCTGGGCAGCGGGAACATCGGCGTTCTTGGGCAGCAATTCCCCGATAGCTGGTGGGTCGGCGCGGCCGCAAGCCTGCTGGCGATAGGCGGCCTCTACCTCTACTTCACCCGGACGCGCCTCGGTTTTGCGACGCGCGCAATCATGGCGAATCGTGAGGAAGCACTCGCGACCGGCATCGATGTCGAGCGCGTCTCCGCGATTGCGTTCATCATCGGCCTTGCGCTGGCCGGCATCGCGGGCGTCTTCGTGCCGTATCTCCTCGGTTCGATATCGCCCGACATCGGCAACGAACTCACGACCACATCGTTTGCAGTCATCATCATCGGTTCGCTCGGCAACCCGCTGGGCACCATCGTCGGAGGATTGGTATTCGGCATCGGCACGATGTACATGCAAACGTTCTTTCCATCGTGGTCGAATCTGGTGCCCTACGCACTGCTCGTGATCATCGTGCTCATTCGCCCGTCCGGCTTGCTCGGCAAAGCCGTGCGGGTCACCTAACGCATGCGCGCGATTGCAAAACCCGCCCTCAGCGGGCCCGCCACCATCCTTCCCAGCGCGATCACGCTGGCCGTGATCGCCGCGATCTTTTTGCTCGCGCCGCATTTTTACAGCAACCGAAGCCTGCTGTTTACGATGATGACGTTCGCCGTGCTCGCGCAAGGGCTCAACCTGATCTACGGATTTACCGGGTATCTGCCGTTCGGGTACGTGGGCTTCTTCGGCGCCGGCGCGTACACTACGTCGCTGCTGGTGCTTCATAGCCATTTGCCGGTGCTGGCCTGCGTCGTCGCGGGCGGCGCGGGCGCCGTCATCATGGCGCTGATTTTAGGGCCGCTCCTGCGCCTCTCCGGCGCGTATTTTTCGATTGCCAGCCTTGCGGCTTCGCAGATTCTCTACAACATCGTCTCCAACCAAGATCTCTCGAAAATTACCGGCGGTCCGTACGGGCTCAAGATCGATCAGGTCTATAACCCCACCGCTAGCTACCTGACGATGCTCGTAATTTTGCTGCTCGCAACCGGGCTCGCGGCACACTTTCGGTTCTCGCGTTTCGGCATGGCGCTGCGCGCGGTGAAGCAAGATCCGACGAGTGCCGCGATGGCCGGAATCAACGTAGTGCGCGGGCGCCTGATCGTGTGGCTCGTCTCGGCCGCGATTG of Candidatus Dormiibacterota bacterium contains these proteins:
- a CDS encoding branched-chain amino acid ABC transporter permease; amino-acid sequence: MSTSLLAYALIGGILYGIFFALVGVGLNLIFGVMRMINLAHGQFVLLGGYGAFLLVQHLHLNPIFGIPLAVAGAIVVGIPLYAAVVPRLQASRDPEMLSFILFFGIAQMLDAVLTMVFGANQRSLPETALGSGNIGVLGQQFPDSWWVGAAASLLAIGGLYLYFTRTRLGFATRAIMANREEALATGIDVERVSAIAFIIGLALAGIAGVFVPYLLGSISPDIGNELTTTSFAVIIIGSLGNPLGTIVGGLVFGIGTMYMQTFFPSWSNLVPYALLVIIVLIRPSGLLGKAVRVT
- a CDS encoding ABC transporter substrate-binding protein, coding for MRRFRLKWSALAIILVAASIIGTSLVHTARAATAPSQIKIGTLYASSGTFAVASQGQYQGLKYWAAAVNKTGGIFVKAYGKKIPVKIIAYDDQSNTSTATTLYNQLITQDKVDVLVADFGSVLTSVAIPLAEEHHMLLVDPTGSGANFFTKKTDYLADVSIPSSTVWPIPLAQFILQQKIKRVAVIYDSNDFDASQAETLKFVLAKGGVTPVYYNGVPTTESNYAVLLHTIAAQRPEAVLEFGYAPNDIAFLRDLASSGLHFNMTFTIFPGQLLALLTKNVGAKALAYTYTYPTPPLVRHDVVNLGDNTSQFVKNFTAAMHQAPNFLDAAGYNTGLIIQNMIARAPAFTQLDFHQALMDMSGKTTTVLGDFKINENGAQLGELLPVAQLVPEGQGVKIVVVFPPGKGTGKPIYPAPQH
- a CDS encoding branched-chain amino acid ABC transporter permease gives rise to the protein MRAIAKPALSGPATILPSAITLAVIAAIFLLAPHFYSNRSLLFTMMTFAVLAQGLNLIYGFTGYLPFGYVGFFGAGAYTTSLLVLHSHLPVLACVVAGGAGAVIMALILGPLLRLSGAYFSIASLAASQILYNIVSNQDLSKITGGPYGLKIDQVYNPTASYLTMLVILLLATGLAAHFRFSRFGMALRAVKQDPTSAAMAGINVVRGRLIVWLVSAAIAGLAGAAYAWNLSVFYPDAVFTLQTSVFAIVFALFGGVGTVIGPIVGAIVLDGLYNGVGISAPQYFEFIYGLLIVLLVLFLPNGIMSLLTRRGVRVL